A DNA window from Niabella yanshanensis contains the following coding sequences:
- a CDS encoding SulP family inorganic anion transporter yields MTPILRLFDFSQKVNYRTEILAGLTVAMTMIPESLSFAILAGFNPLTGLYAAFIMGLVTAILGGRPGLVSGGAGATVVTLIALMKSNGIDYVFAAVALAGIIQLLIGILKLGKFIRLVPQPVMYGFVNGLAVIIFMSQLNQFKTAGGDAWLSGIPLYGMIGLVALTIAIVIFFPKITKAIPSSLVAIAVVFAVVEIFGVSTKTVSDIASVAGGFPPFHIPSVPFNLETLQIIFPYALVMACVGLTEGLLTLNLVDEITDTKGNSNRECLAQGTANLLNGFFTGMGGCPMIAQTFVNLSAGARARLSGIIAALTILAIILFGAPIIGRVPMAALTGVMMMVAIGTFEWASFRIINKMPKADIVVGILVAVITVWLHNLALAVLIGVIIAALVFAWESAKRIRAKKYTDAEGIKHYEIYGPLFFGSTTAFAEKFDVANDPEIVIIDFKESRISDMSAIDAVHKLSKRYADLGKTIRLRHLSADCRRLLSNAAGVIEVDIIDDPEYRVTEK; encoded by the coding sequence ATGACCCCTATTCTCCGTTTATTCGATTTTTCCCAAAAAGTAAATTACCGCACCGAAATACTGGCAGGACTTACTGTAGCGATGACCATGATCCCCGAGTCTCTGTCTTTTGCTATACTGGCTGGCTTTAACCCCCTTACCGGCTTATACGCTGCTTTTATAATGGGATTGGTAACTGCGATTCTGGGGGGCCGTCCGGGACTGGTTTCAGGCGGCGCCGGCGCTACCGTTGTTACGCTGATCGCATTAATGAAATCGAACGGCATCGACTATGTATTTGCTGCCGTAGCGCTGGCGGGTATTATTCAATTACTGATAGGTATTTTGAAACTGGGCAAGTTCATTCGCCTGGTGCCACAGCCGGTGATGTATGGTTTTGTAAACGGGTTGGCCGTTATCATTTTCATGTCTCAGCTTAACCAGTTTAAAACAGCCGGTGGCGATGCCTGGTTGTCGGGCATACCCTTATATGGCATGATAGGCCTGGTGGCCCTTACGATTGCCATTGTTATTTTTTTTCCGAAGATCACGAAAGCGATTCCTTCATCCCTGGTGGCTATTGCCGTGGTTTTTGCCGTGGTAGAAATTTTTGGCGTCTCTACTAAAACGGTATCGGATATTGCTTCAGTTGCCGGGGGGTTCCCGCCGTTTCATATACCCTCGGTTCCTTTCAACCTGGAAACGCTGCAGATCATATTCCCCTACGCCCTGGTAATGGCTTGCGTAGGTTTAACAGAAGGATTACTTACTTTGAACCTGGTTGACGAAATAACCGACACGAAAGGTAACAGCAACCGGGAATGCCTGGCGCAGGGAACAGCGAACCTGCTCAATGGCTTTTTCACGGGTATGGGTGGTTGCCCTATGATTGCCCAAACATTTGTAAACCTATCAGCCGGTGCAAGGGCCCGTTTATCTGGCATTATTGCCGCATTAACTATCTTAGCCATAATATTATTTGGTGCACCGATTATTGGCAGGGTACCTATGGCCGCATTAACAGGTGTTATGATGATGGTAGCCATCGGCACTTTTGAATGGGCCAGCTTCCGCATCATTAATAAAATGCCCAAGGCGGATATTGTAGTAGGTATATTGGTTGCCGTTATAACCGTATGGCTGCACAACCTGGCGCTTGCCGTATTGATAGGCGTTATCATCGCAGCCCTGGTTTTTGCCTGGGAAAGCGCCAAACGCATCAGGGCTAAAAAATATACTGACGCGGAGGGCATTAAACACTATGAAATTTATGGCCCTTTATTCTTCGGCTCCACTACAGCATTTGCTGAAAAATTTGACGTTGCCAATGATCCGGAGATCGTGATCATTGATTTTAAAGAAAGCCGTATCAGCGATATGAGTGCTATTGATGCGGTTCACAAGCTCAGTAAGCGGTACGCCGACCTCGGCAAGACAATCAGGCTAAGGCACCTGAGCGCCGACTGCAGGCGTTTGCTATCCAATGCTGCCGGCGTAATTGAGGTAGACATTATAGATGATCCTGAGTACCGGGTAACAGAAAAATAG
- a CDS encoding type II toxin-antitoxin system death-on-curing family toxin, protein MITLETILKIHRFSILKYGGADGVRDIGLLQSSIARPFQTIDGRELYESAFEKAAALYESLVANHPFIDGNKRTGFLAMVALIEYYGFLLIASEDEAYDFTIKVSTGQVAFDDIVKWLKENSSAT, encoded by the coding sequence ATGATAACATTAGAAACTATACTGAAAATTCATCGCTTCTCAATTCTAAAATATGGTGGCGCAGATGGGGTTAGAGATATAGGATTGCTACAGTCTTCCATAGCCCGCCCTTTTCAGACAATTGATGGGCGTGAGTTATATGAAAGTGCTTTTGAAAAAGCTGCTGCACTATATGAAAGCCTGGTAGCTAATCATCCATTCATTGACGGAAATAAACGAACAGGCTTTTTGGCTATGGTAGCTTTAATAGAATACTATGGATTCTTATTGATAGCTTCTGAAGACGAAGCTTATGATTTCACAATAAAAGTTTCCACAGGACAGGTAGCGTTTGATGACATCGTAAAATGGTTGAAGGAGAATTCATCAGCTACTTAA
- the pabB gene encoding aminodeoxychorismate synthase component I: MLNWLKQFNTFCFLDSSQYQGTYDFLVGAGEKTMFQSSETNALEAFQAFTARHRGWLFGHLGYELATVEKISHSAKADQLLFPDIFFFEPRILLVCKGNELTIEAQYPYKVFDAIEQSPFLVADTNKPLPPVQSRMTREAYIATIEQIKKHIQRGDCYEINFCQEFFIDDADVDPFSLFEKLNQKSPNPFSALYRLNDKWLLCASPERFIKKENGRIFSQPIKGTLRRTNSGNDLEKERQLLAESEKDRAENVMIVDLVRNDLSRICKEGSVQVDELFGIYSFPQVHQMISTISGTLSNSVDFKDIINATFPMGSMTGAPKVKVMQLIDHYEKSRRGIFSGALGYIQPGGDFDFNVVIRSIIYNQTTQYLSFQAGGGITIYSDAEKEWEESLLKAKAIKDVLSS; this comes from the coding sequence GTGTTGAATTGGTTAAAACAGTTCAACACTTTTTGTTTTTTAGACAGCAGCCAATACCAGGGAACATATGATTTCCTGGTTGGCGCAGGGGAGAAAACTATGTTTCAGTCTTCCGAAACCAATGCATTGGAAGCATTCCAGGCGTTTACGGCCAGACACAGGGGATGGCTGTTTGGCCATTTAGGATATGAGCTGGCCACGGTTGAAAAGATCAGCCACTCCGCAAAAGCCGATCAGCTCCTCTTTCCGGATATATTTTTCTTTGAGCCCCGGATCCTGCTAGTGTGTAAGGGGAATGAACTTACCATCGAAGCCCAATACCCTTACAAAGTTTTTGATGCTATTGAGCAATCCCCGTTTTTAGTTGCAGATACCAATAAGCCACTTCCACCGGTACAAAGCAGAATGACAAGGGAGGCTTATATCGCCACTATTGAGCAAATAAAAAAGCATATTCAACGTGGCGACTGTTACGAGATCAATTTTTGCCAGGAGTTTTTTATTGACGATGCAGATGTCGATCCTTTCTCATTGTTCGAAAAGCTGAACCAGAAATCGCCCAACCCATTTTCAGCACTTTACCGGTTAAATGATAAATGGCTGCTTTGTGCCAGTCCGGAACGATTTATCAAAAAAGAGAATGGCCGCATTTTCAGCCAGCCGATAAAAGGCACACTACGACGTACAAATAGTGGCAATGACCTGGAGAAAGAAAGACAATTACTGGCTGAAAGTGAGAAAGACCGGGCAGAAAATGTAATGATTGTAGACCTCGTGAGAAATGACCTTTCGCGCATCTGTAAAGAAGGCTCGGTACAGGTAGATGAACTTTTCGGCATTTATAGTTTCCCCCAGGTGCATCAAATGATCTCTACTATCAGCGGCACACTAAGTAATTCTGTAGATTTTAAAGATATCATCAATGCTACTTTCCCAATGGGCTCTATGACCGGCGCGCCCAAAGTAAAAGTGATGCAACTGATTGATCACTATGAAAAAAGCAGGCGGGGAATTTTTTCGGGAGCATTGGGATACATACAACCAGGCGGAGATTTCGATTTCAATGTAGTTATCAGGAGCATCATATATAATCAAACCACACAATATCTTTCTTTCCAGGCAGGTGGCGGCATTACCATTTATAGCGATGCAGAAAAAGAGTGGGAAGAAAGCCTTTTAAAGGCAAAGGCTATCAAGGATGTATTAAGTAGCTGA
- a CDS encoding gluconate 2-dehydrogenase subunit 3 family protein, which produces MNRRQAVQKVALLMGGTVLGAELFIQTGCKTTPKKDAAGAGAEVLPDFFTKDEIAYLDEIAETILPKTTTPGAKDAKVGEFMHVMVRDCYTPQDQQVFKEGISSIEKLSKEKYQNGFMQMQPQQRTELLTALDKEAKEYTGTDDYKAKQAALDKEENAKDSVERSKGNFGYGRARLSKHYFSMMKELTLLGFFTSEPGATKALRYAAVPGKYDGCMPYQKGDKGWAT; this is translated from the coding sequence ATGAACAGAAGACAAGCAGTACAAAAAGTTGCGCTATTAATGGGCGGCACTGTTTTGGGAGCAGAATTGTTCATTCAAACAGGTTGCAAAACCACTCCTAAAAAAGATGCGGCAGGAGCAGGCGCAGAAGTTCTTCCCGACTTTTTTACCAAGGATGAAATAGCCTACCTGGACGAGATAGCCGAAACTATTTTACCTAAAACAACAACACCCGGCGCCAAAGATGCGAAGGTGGGTGAGTTTATGCATGTAATGGTACGCGACTGTTATACGCCGCAGGATCAGCAGGTTTTTAAAGAAGGCATCAGTTCGATCGAAAAATTAAGTAAGGAGAAATACCAGAATGGCTTTATGCAAATGCAGCCTCAGCAAAGAACAGAATTGCTGACAGCGTTAGATAAAGAAGCCAAAGAATATACCGGCACCGATGACTACAAGGCCAAACAAGCCGCGCTCGACAAAGAAGAAAACGCCAAGGATTCTGTTGAAAGATCCAAAGGCAATTTCGGTTATGGCAGAGCCCGTTTGTCAAAACATTATTTCAGTATGATGAAGGAACTAACTTTATTGGGCTTCTTCACATCTGAACCAGGAGCTACCAAGGCCTTACGTTATGCTGCGGTTCCCGGTAAGTATGATGGCTGTATGCCTTATCAGAAAGGAGATAAAGGATGGGCTACTTAG
- a CDS encoding class I SAM-dependent methyltransferase yields the protein MKLIQTAERVSQLDASDNYVYQRSLLAYDEAAKLVSGDVLEIGTGSGYGIELIASRVNRFVTIDKFENDNVAPLLQKHSNIKFLKMNIPPFEGIPDNTFDFVITFQVIEHIKNDKLFTKEIHRVLKPGGKLIVTTPNKKMSLTRNPWHIREYLVPELKDLLLKDFSSVKTLGVYGDDTAMEYYYANKKAVDRITRFDFLNLQHHLPRWVLQVPYDLLNRWNRKKMLHNDNEMVAKIKMSDFFIAEAGNDCLDLFYIAEK from the coding sequence ATGAAATTGATACAGACTGCGGAAAGGGTGTCGCAATTAGATGCATCGGACAATTACGTGTACCAAAGATCGCTATTGGCCTATGATGAAGCTGCGAAGCTGGTTTCAGGAGATGTGTTGGAAATAGGTACCGGAAGCGGTTATGGAATCGAATTGATAGCGTCGAGGGTAAACCGTTTTGTGACGATCGATAAATTTGAAAATGATAATGTAGCGCCTTTACTGCAGAAGCATTCGAATATCAAGTTTCTTAAAATGAATATTCCTCCATTTGAGGGGATACCAGATAATACTTTTGACTTTGTGATCACTTTCCAGGTAATAGAGCATATAAAGAATGATAAGCTGTTTACCAAAGAAATTCATCGTGTATTAAAACCCGGTGGTAAGTTAATAGTAACCACGCCTAACAAAAAAATGTCACTCACCCGTAATCCCTGGCATATCAGGGAGTACCTGGTTCCCGAATTGAAAGATTTGTTGTTAAAAGATTTTAGCAGTGTCAAAACATTGGGAGTATATGGCGATGATACCGCGATGGAATATTATTATGCCAACAAAAAAGCAGTTGACAGAATTACCCGTTTTGACTTTTTGAATCTTCAGCACCATTTACCACGCTGGGTATTGCAGGTGCCTTATGACCTTTTAAACCGCTGGAACCGCAAGAAAATGCTACATAACGATAACGAAATGGTAGCTAAGATCAAAATGAGCGACTTCTTTATTGCTGAGGCCGGTAACGACTGCCTGGACCTGTTTTACATCGCAGAAAAATAA
- a CDS encoding adenylosuccinate synthase — MVDVILGLQWGDEGKGKIVDYFAKDYDVIARFQGGPNAGHTLYKDGKKLVLHQIPSGIFHEGKINIIGNGVVLDPITLKKECEKVAEFGIDLKKNLFISERTNIIIPTHRALDKASEQAKGKSKIGSTLKGIGPAYMDKTGRNALRVGDLLQDNFQELYEQLRQKHQVMINTYHFTEDISGDEKEFFEAVDFLKELNIVNGEYFINKLLQEGKKILAEGAQGSMLDIDFGTFPFVTSSNTISAGVCSGLGIAPQHIKEVIGITKAYCTRVGSGPFPTELENADGQKLRDVGNEYGATTGRPRRCGWIDLVALNFACMINGVTKIVMTKADVLDSFEELQVCTAYSKEGKELTEIPLRLDLDHYVPVLEKFEGWNTDITKVKDFAALPEKAKSYIAFINNYLGVNVDFISNGPERDQLIVV, encoded by the coding sequence ATGGTAGATGTAATTTTAGGGCTACAGTGGGGCGATGAGGGGAAAGGCAAAATTGTGGATTATTTCGCGAAGGATTATGATGTTATAGCCCGGTTCCAGGGTGGCCCTAATGCTGGTCACACTTTATACAAGGATGGCAAAAAGCTGGTTTTGCACCAAATACCATCAGGTATTTTTCACGAAGGAAAAATCAACATCATTGGTAATGGTGTTGTATTAGACCCCATTACACTTAAAAAAGAATGCGAAAAAGTAGCAGAGTTTGGTATTGATCTGAAAAAAAATCTCTTTATCTCGGAGCGCACGAATATTATTATTCCTACTCACAGGGCTTTGGATAAAGCGTCCGAGCAGGCAAAGGGGAAAAGCAAAATCGGGTCAACACTTAAAGGTATCGGCCCGGCTTATATGGATAAAACAGGCCGTAATGCTTTGCGCGTAGGTGATTTGCTGCAGGACAATTTCCAGGAGCTTTACGAACAGTTACGCCAAAAGCACCAGGTAATGATCAATACTTATCATTTCACTGAAGACATCAGTGGCGATGAGAAAGAGTTTTTCGAAGCAGTAGATTTTTTAAAAGAACTGAACATTGTTAACGGCGAATACTTCATTAATAAGCTTTTACAAGAGGGTAAAAAAATACTGGCAGAAGGTGCACAGGGAAGCATGCTCGATATTGATTTCGGTACATTCCCTTTTGTGACTTCATCTAATACTATTTCCGCAGGTGTTTGCAGCGGTTTAGGTATCGCACCTCAACATATCAAAGAGGTAATTGGTATTACCAAGGCCTATTGCACCCGTGTGGGTAGCGGGCCCTTCCCCACTGAGCTGGAAAACGCTGACGGACAAAAATTACGTGATGTAGGCAATGAATACGGAGCCACCACAGGAAGACCGCGCCGTTGCGGATGGATTGACCTGGTGGCATTAAATTTTGCCTGCATGATCAACGGTGTTACCAAAATTGTAATGACCAAAGCGGATGTACTGGATAGCTTTGAGGAATTACAGGTTTGCACCGCATACAGCAAGGAAGGAAAAGAACTCACCGAAATTCCCCTGCGTTTAGACCTGGATCATTATGTTCCGGTTCTTGAAAAATTTGAGGGCTGGAATACAGATATAACGAAGGTAAAAGACTTTGCAGCGCTACCCGAAAAGGCAAAATCCTATATTGCTTTTATCAATAACTACCTTGGAGTGAATGTAGATTTTATATCAAACGGACCCGAAAGAGATCAACTGATTGTTGTATAA
- a CDS encoding ATP-dependent Clp protease adaptor ClpS yields the protein MQNNTDTRFQEDVDVLTLTASSCQLIVWNDEVNTFEWVIETLMDICGHSFEQAEQCAYIIHFKGKYAVKAGQFDDLKPMCEAIIDRGINATVEEVVS from the coding sequence ATGCAAAATAATACAGATACAAGGTTCCAGGAAGATGTGGATGTACTGACACTCACTGCTTCATCCTGCCAGCTGATTGTCTGGAATGATGAAGTGAATACTTTTGAATGGGTGATTGAAACATTGATGGACATTTGCGGACATAGCTTCGAGCAGGCAGAGCAATGTGCCTATATCATTCATTTCAAAGGTAAATATGCGGTTAAGGCAGGCCAGTTTGACGATCTGAAACCTATGTGCGAAGCAATTATTGATCGGGGTATTAATGCAACTGTTGAAGAGGTGGTATCTTAA
- the aat gene encoding leucyl/phenylalanyl-tRNA--protein transferase produces MAIFALDESIQFPPVHLAEPDGLLAIGGDLSSERLLLAYQSGIFPWYSQPPILWWCPDPRFVLFPKELKISKSLRPLLNRNAFEFTVNKAFKEVISHCKNVDRPGQPGTWIGDEIVEAYCRLHQLGYAHSAEVWQDGNLAGGLYGIRLGKVFFGESMFSLVSNASKYAFTKYVQQLIKEEVQLIDCQVHTEYLESLGAEMIDGSEFQRLLKLLTDTHDQ; encoded by the coding sequence ATGGCAATTTTTGCCCTTGATGAATCCATCCAGTTTCCTCCTGTTCATTTAGCCGAACCAGATGGCTTGTTGGCAATAGGAGGGGACCTGTCCAGCGAGCGGCTGTTGTTAGCCTACCAGTCCGGGATTTTCCCCTGGTATAGTCAGCCGCCTATACTGTGGTGGTGCCCCGATCCCCGATTTGTATTATTTCCCAAAGAATTAAAAATCAGCAAGAGCCTCAGGCCCTTATTGAATCGTAACGCTTTTGAATTTACAGTGAACAAGGCCTTTAAAGAGGTGATCAGTCATTGTAAAAACGTTGATCGCCCCGGGCAGCCCGGTACCTGGATCGGCGATGAAATAGTGGAAGCCTATTGCCGGCTGCACCAGTTAGGCTACGCGCATAGCGCAGAGGTCTGGCAGGATGGGAACCTGGCAGGCGGCTTATATGGCATCAGGTTGGGTAAGGTGTTTTTTGGGGAAAGTATGTTTAGCCTGGTAAGTAATGCATCTAAATATGCGTTTACCAAATATGTGCAACAGCTTATAAAAGAGGAGGTACAGTTAATAGATTGCCAGGTGCATACAGAATACCTGGAGAGCCTGGGCGCAGAGATGATTGACGGAAGCGAATTCCAGCGATTGTTAAAGCTGCTGACAGATACGCATGATCAATAA
- a CDS encoding esterase family protein: MNRNVFSWHSPSLHKEMPIVSYGNYGFSLLLVPTAAADYLEYERFQLIDSLAPFINAGKMKVFSVDSVNNESWMNNNMVPWDKANRHVQWNNYIYNEVIPYIKSETSPETPVFISGASFGALHSMNLFLKRPDLINGVIAMSGVYDLTYYSNGYMDDNVYFNSPQHYMPNLSDHYTLENIRRSNHIHILTGSGSYEDPRAGGDFAKILYDKGINYDFDNWGENYKHDWPTWRDMLPNIFSTRF, from the coding sequence ATGAATAGAAATGTCTTTAGCTGGCATAGTCCCTCCTTACATAAAGAAATGCCGATTGTCAGCTATGGCAATTATGGTTTTTCGTTATTGCTGGTCCCTACCGCAGCGGCAGATTACCTGGAATACGAGCGCTTTCAGTTAATCGACTCACTGGCCCCTTTTATTAACGCAGGTAAAATGAAAGTGTTTTCGGTGGATAGCGTAAACAACGAAAGCTGGATGAACAATAATATGGTGCCCTGGGACAAAGCGAATCGTCATGTGCAATGGAACAATTACATCTACAATGAAGTAATTCCCTATATCAAAAGTGAAACCAGCCCGGAAACACCGGTGTTTATCAGCGGCGCTTCATTTGGAGCCCTGCACAGTATGAATTTGTTTTTAAAACGGCCTGATCTGATCAACGGCGTGATTGCCATGAGTGGCGTTTATGACCTTACTTACTATAGCAATGGCTACATGGACGACAACGTGTATTTCAACAGCCCTCAACATTATATGCCTAATCTTTCAGACCATTACACACTGGAAAACATCAGGCGAAGCAACCATATACATATTTTAACGGGAAGCGGCTCTTATGAAGATCCCAGGGCAGGAGGAGATTTTGCGAAGATCTTATATGATAAGGGTATTAATTACGACTTCGATAATTGGGGAGAAAACTATAAGCACGACTGGCCCACCTGGAGGGACATGTTACCTAATATTTTCTCAACGCGCTTTTAA
- a CDS encoding GMC oxidoreductase, with amino-acid sequence MADNIYDAIVIGSGISGGWAAKELTEKGLKTIMLERGRDIKHVQDYVNANKNPWDFPHRGGRTQEMIKDHPVLKRDYPLNETNLDYWVNEKECPYTETKRFDWYRGYHVGGRSLMWGRQSYRHSDIDFEANAKDGVGVDWPIRHADLDAWYTYAEKFAGINGTNEDFPGYPNGHLMPAMPMNCVEKDVADRVKKHYKGSRIITNARVANITQPLPGRTACQYRNKCWLGCPFGAYFSTQSSTLPAAMKTGNLTLRPFSIVTKIIYDKDTKKAKGVEIIDAETNKTYEYFAKVVFVCASAMNSTWVLMNSATDVWEGGLGSSSGELGHNLMDHHFRCGASGRVEGYEDKYYFGRKPGGIYIPRFRNIGNDKREYLRGFGYQGGASRQNWQRTIAEYSVGAELKEALSEPGSWTMGLGAFGEILPYHDNKITLDKNVKDKWGLPVLNIDAEIKENEMKMRSDMMNDAAEMLEAAGLKDVHTYDSVYGFGQGIHEMGTARMGRDPKTSVLNGNNQVWDAKNVFVTDGACMTSAACVNPSLTYMALTARAADFAVNELKKGNL; translated from the coding sequence ATGGCAGATAACATTTATGATGCTATTGTTATTGGTAGTGGTATATCCGGAGGATGGGCCGCAAAGGAATTAACCGAAAAAGGACTTAAAACGATCATGCTGGAACGTGGGCGTGATATCAAGCACGTCCAGGATTATGTAAACGCCAATAAAAACCCCTGGGACTTTCCACATCGTGGCGGGCGTACGCAGGAAATGATCAAAGATCATCCTGTTTTAAAAAGAGACTACCCTTTAAATGAAACCAATCTTGATTATTGGGTAAATGAAAAAGAATGTCCCTATACAGAAACCAAGCGCTTCGACTGGTACCGGGGCTACCATGTAGGAGGCAGATCATTAATGTGGGGCCGCCAAAGCTATCGCCACAGCGATATCGATTTCGAAGCCAATGCCAAAGATGGCGTTGGTGTTGACTGGCCGATTCGCCATGCCGACCTGGATGCCTGGTATACCTACGCAGAGAAGTTTGCGGGTATTAATGGTACCAACGAAGACTTCCCGGGGTATCCTAATGGCCACCTGATGCCGGCCATGCCCATGAACTGCGTAGAAAAAGACGTTGCAGACCGGGTCAAAAAACATTATAAAGGATCGCGTATTATAACCAATGCCCGGGTAGCCAATATTACACAGCCATTACCTGGCAGAACTGCTTGTCAGTATCGTAATAAATGCTGGCTGGGCTGTCCTTTCGGCGCTTATTTCAGCACACAATCTTCAACACTGCCTGCGGCTATGAAAACGGGTAACCTTACTTTAAGACCCTTTTCAATCGTAACAAAAATTATTTACGATAAAGACACTAAAAAAGCAAAAGGGGTTGAGATTATTGATGCCGAAACGAATAAAACCTACGAGTATTTTGCCAAAGTGGTTTTTGTTTGCGCTTCAGCAATGAACTCTACATGGGTGCTGATGAACTCTGCTACAGATGTATGGGAAGGTGGACTGGGGAGCAGTAGTGGCGAGTTAGGTCATAACCTGATGGACCACCATTTCCGTTGTGGCGCTTCAGGCAGAGTAGAAGGTTACGAGGACAAATACTATTTTGGCCGCAAGCCGGGTGGCATTTATATTCCGCGTTTCAGAAACATCGGGAACGATAAAAGAGAGTACCTGCGTGGCTTTGGCTACCAGGGTGGCGCCAGCCGTCAAAACTGGCAACGCACCATTGCAGAATACAGCGTGGGCGCTGAGTTGAAAGAGGCGTTATCGGAACCAGGATCGTGGACAATGGGATTAGGCGCATTCGGAGAGATCCTGCCTTATCATGATAATAAAATAACGCTGGATAAGAACGTGAAAGACAAATGGGGCTTGCCGGTGTTAAATATTGATGCAGAGATCAAGGAAAACGAAATGAAGATGCGTTCCGATATGATGAATGATGCGGCTGAGATGCTGGAAGCTGCCGGATTGAAAGATGTACATACTTACGACAGTGTATACGGCTTTGGCCAGGGCATACATGAAATGGGGACAGCCCGCATGGGGCGCGACCCAAAGACCTCTGTACTTAACGGAAACAACCAGGTATGGGATGCCAAGAATGTGTTTGTAACAGATGGCGCCTGCATGACCAGTGCGGCCTGTGTAAATCCATCTCTTACTTATATGGCGCTTACTGCCCGTGCAGCCGACTTTGCAGTAAACGAACTCAAGAAAGGAAATTTGTAA